In the Anaerostipes caccae L1-92 genome, GCTTAAGGGGATTCCTTATTTGTTCATAACCCTGCGGGATAACTTCCTATTTTGTTTTCATCTTGATATCGATGTAAACACCAGCCGGTACTTCTAACTTAGATAATGCATCGACTGTCTTCTGTGTTGGTGTGATGATGTCAATCAATCTCTTGTGAGTTCTCTGCTCGAACTGTTCTCTGGAATCTTTGTACTTGTGTACTGCACGGATGATGGTAACTACTTCCTTCTTTGTCGGCATCGGTACCGGTCCGCTCACCTTAGATCCTGTTTTCTTTACTGTTTCGATGATACTCTTTGCTGATGCATCGATTAATTGATGATCATACGCTTTTAATGTAATTCTCATTACTTGACTTGCTGCCATAAAAAAAGCCGCCTCCTTTTCGCACTATAAATTTCTTGTAGCACGACAAGTGGTGACTGTACACTCCTCCGTGTGTATCGTAAGATTTACACACTGCGTCTCTATCTTTAAATATTAAAAATAGATTGTAATATTCGTACAGTGACTTGTCGCCAGTTTTAACAACTTGACATTCGCTCCACGGAAAACCTGCGCCGGCTTTTGCCGGTACAGCAACCTCTCGCTTCACCGCTATCAAGGTCACAACGATTTGATTATATCTTATATTCTTTCCCATTGCAAGGGATTTTTTTGTTTTTTTCAGGAAACAAAAATAAAAACATATATTATAGAAGAAACACGGTCAAATATCAGAACCAGTTTTCTTTGATTTCCGATCTGAGTTCCCGAAACATGACGACATACCGTTCTTTGGTCTTCTTTACAATATCCATGGCAATCGCCTGATT is a window encoding:
- the rpsJ gene encoding 30S ribosomal protein S10 encodes the protein MAASQVMRITLKAYDHQLIDASAKSIIETVKKTGSKVSGPVPMPTKKEVVTIIRAVHKYKDSREQFEQRTHKRLIDIITPTQKTVDALSKLEVPAGVYIDIKMKTK